CCTATAAATAGGTTGATGCCCTTACTAGTACCTCTTACACTATTATCTAACCTATTACTTAGTATTTTCTGAGCTAAAAAGAAATCCTTCTTTGATATTATTGGATCATGATGTTCTTCGTGAACAATATGTAATTCTTCTTTTAAACGTTCTGTTTTACCATTAATTTTCTTCCGTTCCGTCTTACCACAACGAAGAATCCCTATGTATACATCATTCTTTATTATCCTCATTACATGAGTACCCGTCCATGTATCAGCAATGCTACCAGAGATCATTTTTCCAGTTTTATTATATTGATATCTAGACGGTGTTGGTATTCCTTCATCCTGCAATATATTAGCAATAATTCTTCCACCATTACCAGCAATGTATAATTGAAATATTTTTTGAACGATGCTTGCTGCTTCCTCATCAATTATAAGTCCATGTTTATTGTCGGGGTCCCTCTCATAGCCAAAATAGACCTTTGTTATTAAACCATCTGTTTTTTGTTTCATTTTTAAATTAGACTTTATCTTCCGAGATATATCCTTTATATACCTTTCGTTATACCATGTTTTTATACCTATGATATCGTCATCATCTGTAGAGCTATCATAATTATCATTGATTAGTATGAGTCTAACATCGTATTCTTCCAGATATTCTAAAAATAATAATGTTTTGGCATTATGCCTACCAAGCCTAGATAAATCCTTCATTAATAATATATCTACTTGTCCAGCTTCGATTAAAGCTTTTAATTCATCCAGCCCTGGTCTAATAAATGTATATCCTGATATATTATCGTCTTCAAATATCCTTACTACCTTATACCCAATTTCAGTAATTGAGTATTCATTAATTATTTTGTTCTGAGTAATAATGGCATCGTAATTTTCCTTATCTTCATCCCTAGATATTCTGGAATACCCATATACTTTCATTCTCACTCCCCCAAATTACAATAAATAAGGCCCCAAAGTAGCATTCATAAGCTATTAGATTCTAATTAATAATTTTATCTTCCTTTAATTTAGATAAAATTATATCCTTTATTGCATCTTCTATTGTAGTGCTGCCATGAAAAGTATGAGTAATCTCAACAATGTTTTGATATTTATTTTTATCTTTTATAACTAATCCTTTATTATTGTTCTTTAGCCCTACCTCCTGCTCCTGTTTCATTTATTTCATCCCCTTTTAAATTATTGTTACATCACTTAAATTGAAACTCTTACTAACTATATGAATCATTAAGATTGTCTAATTCACCTTTGGATCAAGCCTTATGTAGTTTATTTTCTTTTTCAATAACCCTTTGAAGCTCTTGGAATGAGAAAAATAGGAATAAGAAAAGAAGCTATATTTCTCGCTTCTGCTATCTTCTTTATGTAATATTTCTAACAAGGGTTAAAAAAATAAAGAAGAGCTAAATATTCAGCCCTTCTTCATCATTAATATTTTATTGTCTTAAAAATAAACCTTCTGAAGTTACTAACGCTCCTAATAATTTTAGAAACTTATCATCAATATTTAAACTTTTTACTGTTGCCACAAGTTCATCTGGATATAGTCCTATTAATGTATCTATTGATTTAAAATAGAAAAAAATCGATGGATTTCCCAAGGTGTCAAATACTTTATTAACAAATTCCTCAGTCTTTTCTACTATAATAGGTGCAACTACATCAGATTGATATTCTATAGGATCACCATAATAAATACCTTCTTCTTCGTCATAAAGACTATCATCAAAATCAGAATTCATTCCACAATGTGAAACTATTACATTCGTATAAGGATAGTAACAAGATATTTTAAGAATGATCTTTATACATTTACTAATAAAATTTTTTATTTCAGTTTCTAAAAAGTATTTTTCTACATCCCAGTACATATCAGAACCTTCAGGAACCTGGTAAGGAAAAATATCAATTACAGAGAAAGTTTCTAATTCAGAATAAGCCTCAAAAAACGTATCTATTTCAGTGTCATCAATCAAATCTCTAGAAGATTGTAACTCTAATCTCTCAAAATCTTCCCAGTTGAATCTAGTGTTGCTGTTCTTTTCTTGCCTTTTTTGTCTTTCTGATCTTTCGGACTCTTTAGTTTCCATTCACTACCTCCATGCGAATTATTTGATCTGTCTTTTTGTATTACCCAACCACCATTTTCTTCATAGGCAGTTTCTCCATTGACCTTTACCCTTTTATTAAATTTATCTAAATCTACAACATTACCATCTCTCAATCTACGAGGAACGCTATCTACTACCTTTTCATACTGGGCATCTGCTCTACCTTCAAACCATTCCTTTACAGTGCTAAATAACCAAGTTCCAGCGCCAACAACTACTCCTGCTATAACAACTTCACCAAGCTTCGTAATTACTACTTTTCCTATTCCCGCAATAACATATGTACCTGCAGCTGCTGCAATAGCACTAAAAGTAGTTATTCCACCTTCCTCAACTTCTTCAGCATTATTTAATAAATAAACAAACTCTTCTTGAGTATAATACTTACTATTGATATAAACACCGTCTTGTGTTATTCTAACTTTCTCATATTCATTACCTGTCTCTGCAAAAGAAATGATACTAAATGATGTTAGTGTAATACAAAGAACCATAATAAAACTTAGAAATTTCTTATAATTTTTCATTATAATCTTGCCCCCTTTTGAATTTAACAAAGCTATTTCAAATATTAGTGCACTAATACAATAGATTATAATACAGTACATTATAAGAAGAATGTCATAATTTGCGAATCATATATTAACTTTACTTAATAAAACCAATAAGATCGATCTAGAATTTTAAATATAATTTTTTGTTGCCTGTAAAACTTCAATATTAGATCTTCTAAAATAACGTATATACATATCTTTAATTGTGCAGAGGTTGGTGTTCCTATATAAATATATCAAGTTTTTATTGTCCGTTTTCTTGACAGAAGACCAAATACTTTAGCTCTTCCATAAGTAATCGTCTATATTTATAATCTTCATCTTTAAAATTTTTTATAGTCAAAACACGATCTGGAACAGGTAACATAAATGATAACCTTAAAGATGCAATTGATTTGCCTTTATTATTTTTTATTATGAAATTAGTTTGTTGCTCTTTGCACAAAGATGAGACCGGAGCATAATATTTATTTCCGTTAACATCTAAAACAACTCCACACAAAAACTTGTTATGCTCTTTATAATCTATATTAGGCACTCTATGGTCATATTTCTTTAAGTATTGAATGTAATTGGTATTAATTTCATAAAATTTTAGTTTATCCATAGTTTCTCTCCCCATAAAAAAATGAGTTAGGAAAAATCCCAACTCACTTTGAATTACAAGTCGCATTTTTAAAGGCTGCGAAACACCTTGAATATACAAGTCGCATTTTAAGAAGGTTGCGAAATACCTTGAATTAAATATTCTCTTATGATTCTTAACATTTCATTACTTTAATCCTTCTCTTGCTGGTGGAAGAACACCGCTTTTTTAACTCCCACTTAATGGTAGGGTACACCGCTGTTTAATTATCTTAGTTATATTATATCCTCTAAAAGCTTTTCTAACAACATCTAAATGCTATTTATAAGGATAATAAATACTGGCATACTGCTATACCTTATATCTATTATCTGTCCAATTATTAGTTTATATTTAAAATGATCTGTTATTAATTCTTATATCTTCAATATTGTATTTCTTTTTATCAGACAATGGTCGCCATTTTTTTAGCTTTCTAATTGAATCTACTATAGCCGTTGTAGCTTCAACCTCATTAAGAAGAATTAAATTCTTATGAGTATTAAAAAAAGTTTCTGTGTGAAGGCCTTCCGAAAACATTTTTTCAGTATCATCTATAACCTCTAACCCATACTTCATATTAAAATAGTTTAACTCTATTCTATAACTATTTTCTAATAATATTTTATTTATTTCATTTTCAAAAATAACATAGTTATTTTCATTAAAAACTAATTTAGAATGTTTTAGTATCTCTTCTTCACTTATATTTGAATCAGTATTTATCAACAACCCTCCATATAATTTAACAAATATCTTTTTAGGAATATATAAAGTGTATTTGATTGTTTTAGTACTTCCAATAAATTCAAAAACAACATCATTTTCACTTAATTCTATTAAAAATAATCTATTACTATCTATCATACTTTTAAATCTGAATAAATGCTTTTTAAAAAACTCTTCTTCATATATCAGTTTTAGTATGTTTTCACTTAATATACAGTTATTTCTTCTTATATTATTGATTATCTTATTTGAATCTTTATCATACTCTTCTATAATCCAATTATAAATTTTTCTAGTGCAAATAAATTCTTTATTACTATTTTTATCAATAAAATCATCTGATAATAATTTCAAATTTTCTCTTTCTTTAATTAATGTTTCAAATCTATCTAACTTCTCATCTGATATTTTTCCTTCAGCATAGTTTATATATATATCATTTGCTTCTTTATGTAAATCGCTTATTTTGTTATGCAAATCAACTGGCAATATAATAGGTAAACTGTTATATTCTTTATACCAATCAGATAACATCTCTTTAGTGTTAGGAAACTTTTCATTAAAAAACTCTAATTTCCTTAACCTCTGATATTCTCGTTTTACCTTATTTTTATGTTGCTTAGCTGTTGTCCCCTGTGCTAATCCAGTATTCATCTTTGGAAATTTATCAATACAGTCCGAACCAACATTTAAAATTACATCATTATGTATGTTTTTTATATAATGAATGTATTCATTTTTCCTACCACATAATGAACAATTAATCTCTTTACCTTCAGCTAAATCAACTTTTTCATTTCCCTTCCATTCTTTAACAGCTTCATCCATTATATCCTTAAAAACATACAATAGTAAATTTCTGAGTTTATCATCAAAATACTTACTATTTTTTAAATCATTTATATATATTGCATTATATTTATGTAGAACTTCTTTTAGCTCTGGATAATTTTCAATTATTGCACTTTTACTCAGAAGTATATTTTCCTCTTTATATACCAAGGCTTTTCTTTTGCTTTTTTTCATTCTTAATCCCCCCTTAAAACTAATATATCATTTGTAGCATATTAGTTCAAAGGAAGCCTTTTTAAACTTCTATATTTATCTATACTTTCCTTTGCATCTTTTAAGTTTTTCAATCTCTTTTTCTAGATTATCTATCTTTAATTCTATTATTTTCTCCCATATACGCTCATAACTAATTCTTTCTTCTTCAATATCCATGTGATGCCCTATAGACATACAACCTAGAATATCGAATATTTCTGAATCATCACCACATTTTATATATGTTTTAACTATGATTCCATGACAATAGGGACACATAATTTCCTTTTCTGAATTTTCTATTTGATATTCACTTAATATAAAATCATTACGGCAAGTATGACAATGATGCTTAACTAATATATCCTCCACATAAGATTCCATTTTAAATCCTCCTCGGCTATTCTATAGTAATAGGTGTCTTAATTTCATCTATCCTGTCTTGCACAATTCTATTCTCTACAGGATCAGAATAATGCCCTATCCCCAGTTCATGTAACATCTCTAATTCTTCAATTTCATCCATCCAGACATATGCCATGGCCATATCATCATGACAATAAGGACATATAATTTTCTTCTTATCCTTCCTATTATCCATTTGCTGCTGACTTAAAATAAATTCCTTATCACAAGGAAAGCAATGATACTTAACTAAGGTATGTGGAACATAAGATTTCAATATGATCTCCTCCTAAAAATAGTTTTTTATGGAAAAACATAAAAATAATAAATACCTTAGATAATATCTAAAACATTTATCATTCTTATAATTCAAGCAATATAATAAATTAAACTCTTTTAACATTTTTAAATTAGTATACAGGCTATCTATGGTTAGTAGATATCATAATACTGCATATGTCCTTTTCACAGAAACATCACAGTACTCCTCCACAATATGCAGGCCACTCTCCAGGGGATCTCCTAGGACTAAGCGGAAGTATCATTATTTACTTCTTGTGGGTCATGGCGATTTAGCATAACCAATGCTAATATTGGTGTTGTAATGGGTTATTGAAATAGAAAATTAACCGTCCACCTGCTCGCTTTCCGTTCTCCGTCCACAAGAATAATGTACCTGTAATACTACCTTATTAATTTTTCAAAGATCTATTGATTACTTCAAAATTAAAAATTTATATATTTAAATATGAGAGTTTATAAGCTCTGCATATGTAAATCTAAATTATCTTGTAGTCATTTTGCGTGACGTTTGTATCTAAAAAAATATCATCATCACTATTTAAAATCTTTTTTAATAATAGGCTTGTTTTTAATGATGGAGATATTGTACCAACTTCATAACTTGCATAAGTGCTACGACCCTTATTTATCTTTTTAGCAATATCCTTTTGTGTTAGTCCCAATTCTTTTCTTCTCTTTATCATGTTAATTCTCATCGCATTCACCTCTTGTAAAAACAATTCTTACATATAATTATAGTCATTTAAAATGACTTAGTCAATATATAGTCTTAAAAAAGTTTTTTTAAATGACATTTATAGATATTCATTGTGGAAATGACTATAATTTATGTAATGGGGGTTATGTTATGACAGATAAAATTAAATTTAAGGAAAGATTAAAAGAATTAAGAAAAGAAAATAATATGACACAACAAGAACTTGCTGATAAATTAGGCTTGGTTCGAACTGCTATTGCTAACTACGAGACTGGGCGAACTGTTCCAGATGCGGAAACATTAAACTTAATAGCAAATATTTTAAGTACAACTACTGACTATCTACTTGGTCGTGCTAATTATATTCCTAAAGAAAAAAATAAACCCTCTAGTACAGATATTATTTCTGAAGATATACGTAAATTATCACCTGAAAGTCAAGAAGAGTTAAAGAAGCTAATAGAGCTCTATAAAATGAGAGATATGCAGAAACGGAATGACGAGATTTCTGATGAACTGACTAAATAAGGTTAGGTAAACAAATTAATAAAATTAAATACGACTTAATAAGACAATTAAAAGATAAATAAAATATTATTCCGAAAGGGATATATTTTTTTGTTATTATACGGAAAATGTTGGTCAATACGGGATGTATTCGTAGTAATTGGATGGTGCAAATAAAAATCTTGTTTAATACTTAAGTTCTAAATGTCTATAAGAACACAAATAATGTCAATTTGACAATAGCAGTAATCTTTTATCATCATGAAAATCTAATTGAATTAAGTGTGTTTCAAAATACTTAAGATAAATAAAAAAGGGACTGATTATTATTTTTTGGAAGAGAAAGAAAAACATATTAAAAAAGATCACTTTGTTGTTAGGTATTAGACATTAAAAGGGATAAAAAAATATCTTGATTTTTGGGAAACCTTGTCTGAATATAAAAAACTTATTGAACGAATAAAACAAAAAATGGAATCCTCAGTCTCATCATCCTATGCTTTATAAATAAAAAAATCTCATGATGTTGTAACGAATGAACTTAACTCAGCAGGATAGACGAAAAACAAGTCTCTATATTAAGGAATATCTAAATATTTCACAGGCTGGTATAGTTTTTCAAATTGTATCAGTTTTATTTTTAGCTAAATATACTCATTAAAGCATGCTAATAATTTTGTTTATTAATTAGAATAAATAGCTTTGGCTTAATTTTATCTATTTAATTTACAGCTTTTATAATATTTTTTATAAACGGGGGGATGATTAAATGTCAAAAAAATCAGATGAATTAGAATCTGCTATTACTGAAGCCGCAAGCAGCGATATATCACTTCCTACTAATTTACCTGAATGGATGAAAAACTTAGAAATTAAACCTGGGGCTAAAATTATTAGCATTCGAGGTATCGGGAGTGAAGATAAAGAGAATAAGACAGATGTTCTTATTGAACTAGAGAACTCTACTCCACTAAAAATATCTGCAAAACTTTCAAATGCTGATTACTTTGGGAACTGGTATGGTCATAAAAGATTTTTAAAAGAATTTGGAGAGCAGGCTTTTTATAGACAAACAAAAGATGCTGCTGAATGGGCTAATTATTGGACCAATCATACTAAAAAACCATACGTTGGTGTTAGTATTTGCTATGGTCGAAGAAGTGGTAAAACCGCAAGACGATTCTTAGATATTTATACCGCTGATGACATTATGAGCGTATGTCGAGGCTTTGGAAATGGTTATCAAGTAGCCAACTGTCTATACTCTTCATCAGATCATCCACGTAATTTAGCTGAAATCTTAAATAATTTAGTTCCAATTACCAGTGAAACAATAATGGATTTAGTTGGCGAGTTCATGGTGGCATATAGACCTATTGATCCTATGACTGAAGGAACAAATCGTGGTAAAAATGTATATGCTAGATTCCAGCCATATAAACCTTTGCCTGTGAAGACTACAATCACTTCAGCAAAACAGTTGTTTCAGCTTGGTAAATTTATTGAAGTCGAACCAAATAGCCTTAACCACAATCATATCCTTAACGAACTAGAAAGCTTGTATAATATTTATATTCCTAGAAAATAAAAGGGAGCAATTTTTCTGTTCTTTTTGCTTACTTACATAATAATACTATTTCTTTAAGTCCTTTCACCATTTTCTGTATTAATAAAACTACATTCCCATCTTGAATTAAAGGTGTAATTCATTATTTTTAAATCCAAATTTATACAGATAAAATTTGTTTCCTGTGTTTTCATTCTTTTTTGGATAAAGTAATTCATTTCATTTTTAGGTCAACCAGATTCTATGTCGAACAGGTAATTAATACAAATAATCTAAATATACATGGAGTTCTATATGAATTTATCATCTAGAACTCCACTTATCATCTTATATTTAGTAAAGCTTATTTTGTTAATCTAGGTATAAGTTCTTCACTGTTCATTTTAGAAATAACTTTTATTCAAAACTATACTGCTTTGTATAGCTTGCAAAAACAATATAATTTTCTTATTATCATTACTTTAAGTATGTCATTATTTGATTGGCTACATGATAGGCTAATTCTACTGGTACTGCATTGCCTATCATTTTATAAGCATCTTGTAAACCAGTATAGTAAAATTTGAAGTCATCTGGAAAAGTTTGTACTCTAGCACATTCCCTAACTGATAATCTTCTATAAAGCTGCTCGCTACCTGGTATAAATATTTGTTTGTTGGTCTCTACCTTTTCCATTTTAGGAGCCTGAGGATGTTGTGGCGCTTGTCTTCCAGATGCTTGTATAGTAAAGCTAGGTTCATCCCAACTTCTAACCCTGTTTCTACTCATATAAATTGTTGAATAGCTACCGATAAAGTACTCATGGTTTAAAACAATACACTGATCCCCATTCGTCTTATTCTTATCTAATGCTGGTATCGCTGTTTCTCGTAAGTCCCATATAGCATCTTTTAGCGTTAATCTAGGTTCTATTGGTTTAGGAAACTTGAAATCAGCTATACCTAAATCTTTTCTAAAACCAATATAAAATACCCTTTTCCTATCTTGAGGTACTTGAAAATCATTGGCATTTAAGGTCTGTATAAATACATTGTATCCTCTACCAGCACCCGCAAAATGACTGATAATATTTTGCACCGCTTCAGAGTGCCGTTTTGCCATCATACCTGATACATTTTCCGCTACGAAAAATTTGGGCTGTTTATCTCTTAATAACCTAATATATTCATAGAACAATTGTCCTCTTGAATCTTCTATCCCTCTCAATGCGCCTGCCTCTGACCAACTTTGACATGGTGGTCCTCCGATTATGCCATCACAATCATCTGGGAAATCTCCTGAAGCAATTTCTCTTATATCACCTTTAATTAATGGGGCGTTATGATTTTTTTCATAAGTCTCCCATATAGTTTTATCATACTCATTTGCTGCTATTACTTTAAACCCTGCTTTTTCAAATCCCAGATCCATACCGCCAGCACCTGAAAAAAGTGATATCAATTTCATTTCTACCAGCTCCTTATATTGTGAATGTTATTAATTTTGCTTTTCTTAGATTTGCTGGATTATTAGGATTTTTAATATTTACTTCTTTTAATTCTAGCCCTTCCTTAACTCCAACTAATTTTTCAAGTTCATCTGTGTACTCTAATGTATCGTATTTTTCATT
Above is a genomic segment from Alkaliphilus oremlandii OhILAs containing:
- a CDS encoding type III toxin-antitoxin system ToxN/AbiQ family toxin gives rise to the protein MDKLKFYEINTNYIQYLKKYDHRVPNIDYKEHNKFLCGVVLDVNGNKYYAPVSSLCKEQQTNFIIKNNKGKSIASLRLSFMLPVPDRVLTIKNFKDEDYKYRRLLMEELKYLVFCQENGQ
- a CDS encoding DNA cytosine methyltransferase, which gives rise to MKLISLFSGAGGMDLGFEKAGFKVIAANEYDKTIWETYEKNHNAPLIKGDIREIASGDFPDDCDGIIGGPPCQSWSEAGALRGIEDSRGQLFYEYIRLLRDKQPKFFVAENVSGMMAKRHSEAVQNIISHFAGAGRGYNVFIQTLNANDFQVPQDRKRVFYIGFRKDLGIADFKFPKPIEPRLTLKDAIWDLRETAIPALDKNKTNGDQCIVLNHEYFIGSYSTIYMSRNRVRSWDEPSFTIQASGRQAPQHPQAPKMEKVETNKQIFIPGSEQLYRRLSVRECARVQTFPDDFKFYYTGLQDAYKMIGNAVPVELAYHVANQIMTYLK
- a CDS encoding helix-turn-helix transcriptional regulator; translated protein: MRINMIKRRKELGLTQKDIAKKINKGRSTYASYEVGTISPSLKTSLLLKKILNSDDDIFLDTNVTQNDYKII
- a CDS encoding helix-turn-helix domain-containing protein, translating into MTDKIKFKERLKELRKENNMTQQELADKLGLVRTAIANYETGRTVPDAETLNLIANILSTTTDYLLGRANYIPKEKNKPSSTDIISEDIRKLSPESQEELKKLIELYKMRDMQKRNDEISDELTK
- a CDS encoding recombinase family protein, translated to MKVYGYSRISRDEDKENYDAIITQNKIINEYSITEIGYKVVRIFEDDNISGYTFIRPGLDELKALIEAGQVDILLMKDLSRLGRHNAKTLLFLEYLEEYDVRLILINDNYDSSTDDDDIIGIKTWYNERYIKDISRKIKSNLKMKQKTDGLITKVYFGYERDPDNKHGLIIDEEAASIVQKIFQLYIAGNGGRIIANILQDEGIPTPSRYQYNKTGKMISGSIADTWTGTHVMRIIKNDVYIGILRCGKTERKKINGKTERLKEELHIVHEEHHDPIISKKDFFLAQKILSNRLDNSVRGTSKGINLFIGFLKCGDCGGGFMKVTKKRSPPSYICTNNHHYGASFCSSHKIHEEQLKIIILDKLKLMKSYIENTADELDKEINSMVHLKVNHEQSIKQYNIKIKDKKEEIKNYSKQLAKEIISEEIAAEVIKEANRELVRLESQLNEMIKIKEDSSNIKEKVFKSLDIINDIIESGDITRRNLEKLIRKITIKQLNKSSPGVKPLLNIDIEWDVFISSIYDDLNIQNHQ